The following proteins are encoded in a genomic region of Pyrus communis chromosome 11, drPyrComm1.1, whole genome shotgun sequence:
- the LOC137749222 gene encoding phenolic glucoside malonyltransferase 1-like, whose protein sequence is MAKPGSVKVVEVCSVAPKPSSGPDSAHPEDLSLPLTFFDLHWLRFPPSQSLFFYEMSSFNASYFFDSILPKLKTSLSATLQHFVPLAGNLTWPLDSPEPLLSYLKGNTIMLTIAESDADFHRLISSNNFDIEVKEYHPLVPQLAMSHEKAAVLALQITVFSKGGFSIGSAIHHAASDGLSALLFFKIWGHLCKHGGGEEGGSPPLPSYDRKVIKDPVGLKEIYSNDWLRLGGPNNRSLLPLEVKRPGDSIQGTFEFTRAKIETLRRSAMRTMMTKNKEQGDHSKLFHLSTFSLTCAYTWVCLVRAEETKTERVFFIIPVDCRSRLDPPLPPTYFGSCIAGHLAVAETNDLLGEDGMFVALKAISDVIKSLDKTLLEGAETWVSRMFNTLQPNADRIIPAAGSPRFEFYDAADFGWGRPTKHALVSIDNTGTMSFQESKNGDGGVEVGLVLKKHYMEAFASLFAKGLEENLTRMQ, encoded by the coding sequence ATGGCAAAACCAGGCTCGGTCAAAGTAGTTGAGGTTTGCAGTGTAGCTCCGAAACCAAGTTCAGGGCCAGACTCTGCCCACCCGGAGGATCTGTCTCTTCCTCTCACCTTTTTTGACCTCCATTGGCTAAGGTTTCCACCCTCTCAAAGCCTTTTCTTCTACGAAATGTCTTCATTCAACGCATCATATTTCTTCGATTCCATACTTCCGAAGCTCAAAACCTCACTTTCCGCCACCCTCCAACATTTTGTACCTCTAGCAGGAAACCTCACCTGGCCTCTAGACTCCCCCGAACCCCTTCTCAGTTATCTCAAAGGCAACACAATTATGCTAACAATCGCTGAGTCTGATGCTGATTTCCACCGTCTAATTTCAAGCAACAACTTTGACATTGAAGTCAAAGAGTACCATCCTCTTGTACCCCAACTGGCAATGTCTCATGAAAAAGCTGCGGTGCTGGCATTGCAAATAACCGTCTTTTCCAAGGGCGGTTTTTCGATTGGATCAGCTATTCACCATGCTGCCTCTGATGGCTTATCTGCACtcttgtttttcaaaatttggggTCACCTATGCAAacatggaggaggagaagaaggaggATCACCACCTTTGCCAAGTTACGATAGAAAGGTCATCAAGGACCCAGTCGGGCTCAAAGAAATCTACTCAAACGACTGGTTAAGATTAGGTGGTCCAAACAATAGAAGCTTACTGCCTTTGGAAGTTAAACGTCCAGGAGACTCAATTCAAGGCACCTTCGAGTTCACGCGCGCGAAAATCGAAACCTTAAGGCGGTCAGCGATGAGGACTATGATGACAAAGAATAAGGAGCAAGGTGATcattcaaaactatttcattTATCGACATTTTCGCTAACATGCGCCTATACATGGGTTTGCTTAGTCAGGGCTGAGGAGACCAAAACAGAGAGAGTATTTTTCATCATTCCTGTGGACTGCCGGTCACGCTTAGACCCTCCTCTACCGCCAACTTATTTCGGGAGCTGTATCGCAGGACATCTAGCAGTTGCGGAAACAAATGACTTATTGGGAGAAGATGGGATGTTTGTGGCCTTGAAAGCAATTAGCGACGTGATAAAAAGTTTGGACAAGACCCTTTTGGAGGGGGCAGAGACTTGGGTATCAAGAATGTTCAATACACTGCAGCCCAATGCTGATAGAATAATTCCCGCTGCTGGTTCACCCCGGTTTGAGTTTTATGATGCAGCTGATTTCGGATGGGGAAGACCAACAAAGCACGCGTTAGTTTCGATAGATAACACAGGGACAATGTCTTTTCAAGAGAGCAagaatggtgatggtggagTTGAGGTCGGGTTGGTTTTGAAAAAACATTACATGGAGGCTTTCGCTTCTCTATTTGCTAAAGGTCTTGAAGAAAATTTAACCCGCATGCAGTAG